In the Deltaproteobacteria bacterium genome, one interval contains:
- a CDS encoding ATP-binding protein, whose product MYDRRLIIRLPRGQSAFLWGARQTGKSTYLESHFPKSLKYDFLQSDLYLNFMKEPHRLREELLEKKISPSEQPIILDEVQKIPLLLDEVHWLIENKKLSFILCGSSARKLKREKANLLGGRAWRFDMHPLVFPEIPDFNLLKALQQGLLPSHYQTEYPEKALRAYVNDYLTEEIRAEGLSRNLAAFAKFLEAAAFSHGQLVHYKNIASDCGVDAKTVKEYFEILKDTYIASFLQPLQKKNGRKSLSATPKFYFFDPGVVNFLSKTSLNQLKGPQAGLSFEGYLFHEINTYRSYTEKDFDLHYWRTGSGHEVDFVLNKDEVTIEAKISDRIKPDDIKGLRVFLDESPVKKAYVVCLEKRQRLITTPEGKEVHIVPWKNFLEVLWNGDII is encoded by the coding sequence TGAAATATGATTTTCTCCAGTCGGACCTTTATCTTAACTTCATGAAGGAACCGCATCGTTTACGAGAAGAATTATTAGAGAAAAAAATCTCACCGTCCGAGCAACCGATCATTCTTGACGAGGTCCAAAAAATTCCCCTACTTCTTGACGAGGTTCATTGGCTGATTGAGAATAAAAAATTAAGTTTCATCCTCTGCGGTTCCAGTGCGCGAAAACTGAAAAGGGAGAAGGCCAATCTTTTGGGCGGCCGTGCCTGGCGCTTTGACATGCACCCCCTCGTGTTCCCCGAAATTCCCGATTTCAATCTCCTGAAAGCCCTTCAGCAAGGGCTCTTACCATCCCATTATCAGACCGAGTATCCGGAAAAGGCTCTGAGGGCTTATGTCAATGATTACTTGACCGAAGAAATCAGGGCGGAAGGTTTGAGCCGAAATCTGGCCGCCTTCGCGAAATTTCTGGAGGCCGCCGCCTTTTCACACGGTCAACTCGTGCACTACAAGAACATCGCCAGCGACTGTGGTGTCGATGCCAAAACGGTAAAAGAATATTTTGAAATATTAAAAGATACTTACATCGCCTCCTTCCTCCAACCCCTTCAGAAGAAAAATGGAAGAAAGAGCCTCTCGGCGACTCCCAAATTCTATTTTTTCGACCCTGGCGTCGTCAACTTTCTGTCCAAAACATCCTTGAACCAGCTGAAAGGGCCCCAGGCCGGTTTAAGTTTCGAGGGGTATCTCTTCCATGAGATCAATACCTACCGTTCCTACACCGAAAAGGATTTTGACCTTCATTATTGGCGCACCGGTAGTGGCCATGAAGTGGATTTTGTTCTCAATAAAGATGAGGTCACTATCGAGGCCAAGATTTCTGATCGTATCAAACCGGACGATATCAAGGGATTAAGAGTGTTCCTTGACGAATCACCCGTTAAAAAGGCTTATGTCGTCTGCTTGGAAAAAAGACAACGGCTGATTACAACCCCGGAAGGAAAAGAGGTCCATATAGTTCCCTGGAAAAACTTTCTGGAGGTCCTTTGGAATGGTGACATCATCTAA